Proteins encoded by one window of Lepeophtheirus salmonis chromosome 3, UVic_Lsal_1.4, whole genome shotgun sequence:
- the JMJD7 gene encoding bifunctional peptidase and (3S)-lysyl hydroxylase Jmjd7, translated as MITIYILAKMELSNKESVYAKIQESFQALSRDMRDFCIQEFVPERFSTPKATDFYRDWVYFNRPVIFRNAVKHWPAIEKWENDSYIVDKMGDECITVTATPNGYADAIVGDRFVQPVEMNMKYSEFIETLQNPCPERVLYVQKQNSNLNSEFSKIFEDISELSWASEAFNKDFDAVNFWIGDSRAVTSCHKDPYENIYCVVRGYKDIILNPPTDLPWIPYKNCKSAKYKETDTGFEIVDDSDDFVSWIDIDPLQPNLKKYPDYVRTTQLKLRLHAGDVLYLPSLWFHHLRQSHGCIAVNFWYDMEFDQKYSYYNLLNEFVKLRNELL; from the exons atgaTCACAATctatattttagctaaaatggAATTGAGTAATAAAGAGTCAGTTTATGCAAAAATACAAGAAAGTTTTCAGGCATTATCAAGAGATATGAGGGACTTTTGTATACAAGAGTTCGTTCCTGAAAGGTTCTCTACTCCAAAAGCCACTGATTTCTATCGTGATTGGGTGTACTTTAATCGCCCAGTTATCTTCAGAAATGCAGTAAAACATTGGCCTGCCATTGAAAAGTGGGAAAACGACTCTTACATAGTTGACAAAATGGGTGATGAATGCATCACAGTAACAGCTACTCCTAATGGATATGCAGATGCCATTGTCGGTGATAGATTTGTTCAACCCGTAGAAATGAATATGAAGTATAGTGAATTTATAGAAACTCTTCAGAATCCATGCCCTGAAAGAGTGTTATAcgttcaaaaacaaaattctaatCTCAATTCagaattttccaaaatatttgagGATATTTCCGAGCTTTCGTGGGCATCGGAGGCGTTCAACAAAGACTTTGATGCTGTTAATTTTTGGATTGGTGATAGTCGAGCAGTAACTTCAT gTCACAAGGATCCATATGAAAATATCTACTGCGTTGTTCGTGGTTACAAGGACATCATTTTAAACCCACCGACGGATTTACCATGGATCccttacaaaaattgtaaatcaGCCAAGTACAAAGAAACAGACACTGGCTTTGAAATTGTAGACGACTCGGATGATTTTGTATCCTGGATAGACATAGATCCTTTACAACcgaatcttaaaaaatatcctgATTATGTGCGTACCACTCAACTAAAGCTAAGATTGCATGCCGGTGATGTTCTTTATTTGCCCAGTCTGTGGTTTCATCATTTGAGGCAGTCACATGGATGTATAGCTGTGAAC